DNA sequence from the Carassius carassius chromosome 6, fCarCar2.1, whole genome shotgun sequence genome:
AGACACCTACAGCAAGGTTAAAACTAACAGCAGGTCTGATAAAACAACACCGATTACCCTTACTGTACTATTACAGGAATAACCTTCACAAAGAACTGTAAACAATAGAGCTCCGGACGCCACGTGACCTATTCTGTTTACACCGCCATTTTGGCAGTAAAGAGGCCGTACGAGACGAGCGTGAACGGATGACGGCAGCATGAGTTTTAAGGCAACAGAGTTCACTGCGCACTTTAATTAAAAAGATATAGACCTGTACATAGCAAAACTTAATAGATTAAACATAACAGATCCCTATAATGCCCCCGGGGTGCTTTTCATGTGTATTGATAAAGGAACTTATAGCTTTCCTGAACTGCAGTATCCTGATATAACGTTATATAACTAACGTTACTTCATTAACTTTTCCTCGGCCTATTCCGGAGACTCTTTAAAGGCCTAcaaaagcctgttttttttttatgtttatggacAGTGTGTGAAAATGTGAGTTTATGTCCAATCATAAACCGGTGGGATAATGTATCTgattgatatattatatatatatatatatatatatatatatatataaactgatattaGTTTACACATTATCCCACCGGTCACAATTGtgactgaacataaaaaaaaataatttcatacacTTTCCATaagcatttaaaatgcttttaaatgcttTCCTCCACCTGTTCTGGAATCCAGGCACACAGCAGCTGTCCAccatgttgaaatagtaattgttttgaattattattcgACCCGACCGCTATCGATAACGCAAAAGCCGCTCTGGTGCTCTCCTGGTTGACTGCCAAAATGGCGGAGTTTAGATTGCATGACGTCAGCCCCCGGAGCTCTATTAAAAGGATCTGATCAGACACACAAATAGTTTACAACTAAACAGCTGTGTGCCCTGAAAAACCTCAAGTTCACCATTCCCATATGAAAAATACATGTAGTAGACTTCTGTACTATAGTAAACTAGAGTAATAATCCTAGATACAATAGGTTTTTTTAAACTTACcatagtaaaaattaaataatactatGGTTTATCAATTCACTAATATTACAGGATACTGAAGTGCATTAACAAAGTGTAGTAATCACTATTATACTAACATACTGCAGTAAACTCCAATTTACTACATCAAACACTACAATATTTGTCCATTAGGCCTTTCATAGATTAACCCCATTATCACAACACTGAACTgcccagatagcaaaataaatatgatctcaATCTGGCATCATGAGTTATTTAACCATTAGCCATTAACTTTTAAACCCAAAACATACATAATACAAGCGGTTTAGTTATTGCTTGTTTATTTGTCAGACTAACGTTAGAAAGTCAATAGTTAATTCCTTATATATCCTTATACTCCTTATATTTTGTGAGGAAACGCTAGATAAAAGCTTACAAACGTGACcaaagctgtttgtctgttttataacgttaactaatataatatactgttttattgtttattgagttttatcATCAATCTTACCTTAAGTGTCTTCAGGGTGACTTGCTGATTATCTCAGCCGGAAGAGACTCGGTCGGAGGTGGGGGAGGGTAGGaaaatgattccaatgatattgcttctctgtgtttttatttttatagttgtggtgtggactttgtTATTCCTTTATATTTAGATCTATTTTACAaacatatctttatcgttattgtCCTTTGTGTGAATGGCTAAAACACAGTGGTTAGACAAAACCCGAATTTACAAGGACTTCTCACCTTTCAGCCAATCAAAACCCGCGATTCCATTCACAAGTGTGAATATTAATGAGGAGGTGCAGTACCAAGACCCACCTGCAGGAGCGCAGTTCCGATACACACTCTTAACACAAAGTCCGATGATTGTGAACTATAAGGACTTTTGGAGAAAATTTGAATTTGAGCTCCTCCCACATGTAGAAGCACTTCTACGTTGTCTGAATTATGAGGACACTGACACTGTCCTCATAATCCAAAATGTCCTCGTAGTGTGGCGTGTATTCATATAAAATGTCCTCGTAAATCacaaaaacccacacacacacacacacacacacacacacacatatatatatatatatatatatggctttatGAAAGTCCGAtataccaaaataataataataataataatttataaaataaaattttaaaataattttatctactgaattcttcagatattaataCGGATTAGTGAGTCcagaaatctgaaaataaataaagagtactGGGGGCAGGTAGATTCCCAATTATAATTCACCAAACATCTTTTTTTCtgaatcaaaatatacttaaataataatataatgtaataaataatttaaactttttttttttaataagatccttcacttaaacaaaatataacaagTTTATTTCACTACCTGATGGGTTCTACAAGTGGTTACACAGCCAGTGGTGCTGTCACTGTGAAGAAAGCTGAATAAGTGTTAGATGGTTAAAGCTTAATGAAGCAGGATAAGTTTAATTGCAGAAAGCTGTGACGTAGCCTGTGTCCGCATAATCACTGTGTTCAGAGCTCTCTGTGTCACATCCACAAAACAACCGAGTGTGAAGCTTGCTTTCCTTTTTGTAATTGTTGGGTTTATCCGTAGGTCTCTGCTTCAGTGACAAAGTAAGTCTATCACCATTAAACAAATTCTCAGTAATGTTTTGTGAAAGATAAATCTGTGCTGCTGAAGTGATGTTTCATATCGACCTGTTCAAGTGACAGGATGAAGGTTgatgtatatgtataatttttgtaTTTCAATTCTAAATTGATTCCTGATTCCCAGaagctgtgaaattgtaaagtGAATTTGTCTGAATAAAACGTTTACTCGTTTCAGTGAACACCTCAGATAATATAACGGGATCACAGGAGAATTATTGGTCCAAAATTGAGAAGTCTGTGCTGGCTCCCATTCTCACCACTGAGATGGTACTGGGTGTTTTGGGAAATGGATTGGTTTTGGTAGTCAAAGTAGTGGTAagaatattatgttattttataaaataagtttttgttgttttatatatatatatatatatatatatatatatatatatatatatatatatatatatatatatatatatatagagagagagagagagagagagagagagagagagagagagagagagagagagagagagagagagagagagagattttaaaatgtaataattcctACCTcatgtctttattttatattattatttttttgctttctcACAGTGTAAAGACCACTTTCAGTGCCTTTACTGGCTGCCACTTTTCAGTCTCACGCTCTCAGATTTCTTCTGCTCCTTCCTCATCATCTGTGGCTCCCTCTTGGCTGTGCTGAGTGAAGGTCAGATTTCACCGTGGTGTGAGGTGGTGAGCTTGCTCAAGTTCACCTTCATCACCTCTTCCATTGGAAGCATAGGTATGGCTTTGTCACTAAACAATTTACCTCTATAATACATCATCATGAATGTTGCTTTCACTGTAATTAGCACTATTAAGGAACAATAAATAAACACCACTTTGTCCATCTGAATGGGTGCATTGGACTGTATTGTGAGTAAAGAAGAAAAACCCTGCACACTACCATAGCTTAattgaaatgtaatatttattgagagagtgagagagcaatGCAGCTGTCTTCAGAAATGCAGAAAGgtttatgttttaattaatatttctaaCAAGTGATGGAAATGTTTAGGATTTGTCCTTCTTTCATTATTAGTTTAGACAACAAAATATATGATTTATACAACAAAGTTATTCTGAGAACTAAACTCCTCTTTTGGTGTCTTAAAACATTTGTCTTTAAAAAAGTGTTATGTTACAATAATACCGTTCTTTTTTTCTGTGTCCTCAGCTGTTCTCTGTGTACAGAGATTTCTGGGAATTCCATCTAAAGGTAAAAGACTGTCTGTTCTCATGGCCGTGGCATGTGTGGCATCATGGTGCACTGGAGCTATATTTGGAGCAGTGCCAGTAGCCTTTGACTGGATAAGGTGAGCCAGAGTTAAGGTGATCAGAGGTGCTCTGAATATATATGCATCTACTGTATTCTGCCTCCTATTATCAGGTATGATCCAGCAGAAATGCTGTGTGCAGTGTTCTGGGAAAGCAGTTACTCTGACATGATGGTCTACATCCTCTGTGCCTTCTCCATCTCCATCTTCGTCCCATTTCTACTCATACTCTCCTGCTCCATCCTGACTCGTGTAGGCTTTGGAAAAGACGTTTCCAGGTTTGTAAA
Encoded proteins:
- the si:dkey-9i23.8 gene encoding C-C chemokine receptor type 8 → MNTSDNITGSQENYWSKIEKSVLAPILTTEMVLGVLGNGLVLVVKVVCKDHFQCLYWLPLFSLTLSDFFCSFLIICGSLLAVLSEGQISPWCEVVSLLKFTFITSSIGSIAVLCVQRFLGIPSKGKRLSVLMAVACVASWCTGAIFGAVPVAFDWIRYDPAEMLCAVFWESSYSDMMVYILCAFSISIFVPFLLILSCSILTRVGFGKDVSSQGDLSSITPLLVILYLFCYAPFAASELVLLGRLDLSPSPEWLRSLSSVMAYLDCVLNPFIYCTNKDFRKAVLILFWNKRRPVFPDPVLTGITRLEI